One part of the Mariniblastus fucicola genome encodes these proteins:
- the hisA gene encoding phosphoribosylformimino-5-aminoimidazole carboxamide ribotide isomerase produces MTRPKSRFRPCIDLHHGKVKQIVGSTIEQPDFQENFVSEKPAQWYAAKFRDDELVGGHVIMLGPGNADAARSALSQWPGGLQVGGGITIENGQSWIEAGASHVIVTSWLFDGPTLDWERVRSFAKEVGSSRIVIDLSCRRAEGGWRVATNRWQTVTDVNVSIELLERLAPYCSEFLVHAADVEGKCDGVDRELVELLSGFENRKLTYAGGVACMDDLLQIDSASQGRLDVTVGSALDLFGGFGLRYSDLVKWNREAAASEEV; encoded by the coding sequence ATGACTCGCCCAAAATCCCGGTTTCGACCTTGCATCGATTTGCATCACGGCAAGGTCAAGCAAATCGTTGGCAGTACAATTGAACAGCCTGACTTTCAGGAGAATTTTGTCTCCGAGAAACCGGCTCAGTGGTATGCCGCCAAGTTTCGCGATGACGAATTGGTCGGCGGACATGTGATCATGCTTGGTCCCGGCAATGCTGACGCTGCCAGATCTGCACTCTCGCAGTGGCCCGGTGGTCTTCAAGTCGGTGGCGGAATCACGATCGAAAACGGCCAGTCGTGGATCGAGGCTGGAGCCAGCCACGTGATCGTTACGTCCTGGCTGTTCGATGGCCCGACGCTGGACTGGGAACGTGTTCGCTCATTTGCCAAGGAAGTCGGTTCGTCGCGAATCGTGATTGACTTGAGCTGCCGACGCGCCGAAGGCGGTTGGCGTGTGGCGACCAATCGATGGCAGACCGTAACTGATGTCAACGTTTCGATCGAACTGCTGGAACGACTGGCTCCTTACTGCAGCGAATTCCTGGTTCACGCTGCCGACGTCGAAGGAAAATGCGACGGCGTGGATCGCGAGCTTGTTGAGCTGCTGTCAGGATTTGAGAACCGAAAGCTGACTTATGCCGGCGGCGTTGCCTGCATGGATGACTTGCTTCAAATTGATTCGGCCAGCCAGGGCAGGCTGGATGTGACGGTCGGCAGTGCACTCGATCTCTTCGGCGGTTTCGGCCTGCGTTATAGCGATCTGGTAAAGTGGAACCGGGAAGCGGCGGCCTCTGAAGAGGTCTGA
- a CDS encoding LuxR family transcriptional regulator → MSMRQQTSDSGKLFLLGGDNVRFLVEEPVRMALDGLTVVSLKHESECAAAVDRAVDQMTPVCMIAGAESLSDDVPDWVAKTRKRFPWLPIVVLDRCNSETDSPESLPQLVESVSIIQYPYTQKAVIDAIEKSIWWSTNLCRMLERVSYFANLSERELAIVSMATDGVPNKSMARRLEVSIKTIEKNRRTAYEKLKIASSAEMAALVTFRRYFNRSIEPIRNNAATPLAPNISIATTMPMQTTE, encoded by the coding sequence ATGAGCATGCGACAACAGACATCTGACAGTGGGAAACTGTTTTTACTTGGCGGAGACAATGTCCGCTTTCTGGTGGAAGAACCAGTTCGCATGGCACTCGATGGTCTGACAGTTGTCAGCCTGAAGCACGAAAGCGAATGCGCGGCGGCGGTTGATAGAGCCGTCGATCAAATGACTCCGGTATGCATGATTGCGGGCGCTGAATCCCTCTCTGACGACGTGCCAGATTGGGTTGCCAAAACTCGAAAGCGTTTTCCGTGGTTGCCGATTGTTGTGCTTGATCGCTGCAATTCCGAAACGGACAGTCCTGAATCCCTGCCTCAACTGGTCGAATCCGTTTCGATCATCCAATATCCGTATACGCAAAAGGCCGTCATTGATGCGATTGAAAAATCTATCTGGTGGTCGACCAATCTGTGCCGAATGCTGGAACGGGTAAGCTACTTTGCGAACCTGTCGGAACGCGAACTGGCGATCGTTTCGATGGCAACTGACGGTGTCCCCAACAAGTCGATGGCGCGTCGCCTTGAGGTGTCGATCAAGACGATCGAAAAGAACCGCCGAACGGCTTATGAAAAGCTGAAAATCGCCAGCTCTGCTGAAATGGCGGCGCTGGTGACGTTCCGACGATACTTCAATCGATCGATTGAACCGATCCGGAACAATGCAGCAACTCCGCTGGCTCCCAACATTTCGATCGCAACGACGATGCCAATGCAAACTACCGAATAG
- a CDS encoding ECF-type sigma factor has protein sequence MAGSITGWLDSVRQGNDEAAKNIWDRWFDRLCARVSPHSGHLRIHDNEDIASDAFADFFRALREGKFSALRNRSEIWKLLATIAVRKSAASYRFEQAQRRGGGQKVYSFEEMKQHSSGMTAPRKPVTSNTIEELIQTIRIKNPILAQVARMKIECLDNQEIANELNCSVRRVQYMVKDLENEILGRNSILEAS, from the coding sequence ATGGCAGGCTCAATAACAGGCTGGTTGGATTCAGTTCGTCAGGGAAATGACGAAGCTGCGAAGAACATCTGGGACCGTTGGTTCGATCGACTTTGCGCAAGGGTTTCCCCGCATTCAGGCCATCTGCGGATACATGACAACGAAGATATCGCTTCAGATGCGTTTGCAGATTTCTTTCGCGCGCTGCGAGAAGGGAAATTTAGCGCGCTGCGAAACCGTTCCGAGATCTGGAAGCTTCTGGCAACCATCGCGGTTCGGAAATCGGCGGCAAGCTATCGATTCGAACAGGCCCAGCGCCGCGGCGGCGGGCAGAAGGTTTATTCGTTCGAAGAAATGAAGCAGCACTCGTCGGGAATGACGGCGCCACGAAAGCCGGTGACTTCGAACACGATCGAAGAGCTGATTCAGACCATCCGAATCAAGAATCCGATTTTGGCGCAGGTTGCCAGAATGAAGATTGAATGTCTCGACAATCAGGAGATCGCGAACGAGCTCAACTGCTCGGTTCGTCGGGTCCAATACATGGTGAAAGATCTGGAGAATGAAATTCTTGGTCGGAATTCGATTCTCGAGGCGTCGTAG
- a CDS encoding DUF4332 domain-containing protein: MKLKELTVELSGNDNARVRSINIGPLTDGLNFIYGERGAGKSTIRNLVSDLLLDSCEPGAPQRTAVGCNSIGIVIECESGRYRITRDAAGTLNSTRIGTSNGSRLSYDSAHHAVQLNHDIADTMSFVAFRSSNQRQERLHSTLMNRFHVPLGPDAAMENQETPHLRQQRSDAHEQTELLRSELVRLQSQRASIESEPVQFSDIDSSELDRQVANLTTRLAELDPNRIRLEIDSLQQEASRLRLEISNANATTTEVVENQEPSRYLATLYLLLDEVEQQIREVRAIQSNVQRHRVRLKEEMEMRNSLTVDESNHPYHRAREILRQIEGRIDNADTRGDQWLEDHGTVDAQQVSRFLDETCRSVRDDLQSLCDELSNQYRELRNRSATIELKELRHNFTHLSELIQQILGRREAIVREIRIADPPGGEAIDRAAPDFCQLAVTSGHLMARQKFVGPVVDSAGLRKPVVTQDTSLQQQQLSALENRLASLQSSLGIADTESVKISREIEELNLRRASLSTLYLTQKHERIAHVDEQIRSTESRLLALAERLQQLPQRIAAPHTLLVTAGNILQHLTGGDYLHVWLSADRGVFEVRDRQLKSHRVDDIPERGLSQLVHLSLILAANESDPSLRTPLILDDLFADLQSTRIDRTLDSLSRWSRQNLQQVIVLTQHRFLSDRLPDVSVWEIEPESNSAHWRPATQETLSHIDGVAPTRVEEIQSWGQQEAEVYVGESVAEYPRSPLPRPYPLSKYPRTSDRDRSGELEQFEQYEVFAPHEFSTRVVASSQIGSVPIDPIRKAAVVSPSVVGDPLNVASINESTRIDSISLFDSVQLRCLSDCNVNTVGEFLMLDSEMDDAEFVACYLTGESLEHLQASAWLMSWVPGLSANDAQALVACGILDPEHLLTSNIDTLFERVSRFLRSPDGRRFGSSNRSLDRETVQTWQERLRNNRNYRHQSRPRSSSRRSGVRRHALRAWSPGDRSNSRSNERAYSDQSDRERSPIRKTNEREAMPARSPRMRTPEPREPRKPVPPLAPRERRSPRKPDAVRHSSGRQSLTARDNARSAVASDSRNSRDGNTASRASETDSSKSSKTTDSPKLRFYLDLTDHIEAAPSIGPKTGSRFEAIGVHTIADFLKITAESLAEKLNYKRLSAKVIRQYQNQTRLVCRIPNLRGHDAQLLVGCGIFEAEELASMRPETLFAKIAPFSDTKEGLKIIRNGKKPDLAEVTDWISFAQHNRSLQAA; encoded by the coding sequence ATGAAGTTAAAGGAGTTGACCGTCGAGTTGTCAGGGAACGACAACGCCCGCGTCCGGTCTATAAATATCGGGCCGCTAACCGACGGTCTCAATTTTATCTACGGCGAACGTGGTGCCGGAAAATCAACGATTCGGAATCTCGTCAGCGATCTACTGCTCGATTCCTGCGAGCCAGGTGCACCGCAGCGCACTGCGGTTGGCTGCAATTCGATCGGAATCGTTATTGAATGTGAGTCCGGACGCTATCGGATCACTCGCGATGCGGCCGGAACGCTGAACTCGACCCGAATCGGCACCTCGAATGGATCTCGACTGTCCTACGATTCGGCGCATCATGCCGTTCAGCTAAATCACGATATCGCCGATACGATGTCCTTTGTCGCGTTCCGCAGTTCAAATCAGCGGCAGGAGCGACTTCATTCGACGCTGATGAATCGTTTCCACGTGCCACTCGGGCCCGACGCCGCGATGGAGAATCAGGAAACTCCTCACCTTCGCCAGCAGCGTTCCGACGCACATGAGCAAACAGAATTGCTGCGCAGCGAACTGGTGCGACTTCAATCGCAACGCGCATCCATTGAGTCCGAACCGGTTCAGTTTTCAGACATTGATTCCAGCGAACTTGATCGACAGGTCGCCAATCTGACCACGCGTTTGGCGGAACTTGATCCCAACCGGATTCGCCTTGAAATCGATTCGCTTCAGCAGGAAGCCTCGCGGTTGCGACTGGAAATTAGCAACGCAAATGCAACGACGACAGAAGTCGTCGAGAATCAGGAGCCCTCTCGCTATCTGGCGACACTGTATCTGCTGTTGGACGAAGTCGAGCAACAGATTCGCGAAGTTCGCGCCATCCAATCCAACGTTCAGCGTCATCGCGTTCGTCTGAAAGAAGAAATGGAGATGCGAAACAGCCTGACGGTCGATGAATCCAATCATCCGTATCATCGGGCTCGGGAAATTTTGCGTCAAATCGAGGGCCGAATCGACAACGCGGATACACGCGGTGATCAGTGGCTGGAAGACCACGGGACTGTCGACGCTCAACAGGTTTCCCGGTTTCTTGACGAAACATGCCGGTCCGTTCGCGACGATTTGCAGTCGCTTTGTGATGAGCTATCGAATCAATATCGCGAGCTTCGAAACCGTTCCGCGACCATCGAGCTTAAAGAGCTGCGCCACAACTTCACGCACCTGTCTGAGCTTATCCAGCAGATCCTTGGCCGACGAGAGGCTATTGTTCGCGAGATTCGAATCGCAGATCCGCCCGGCGGCGAAGCGATTGATCGGGCGGCACCAGATTTCTGTCAGCTCGCCGTGACGTCAGGCCACTTGATGGCTCGTCAAAAGTTCGTTGGCCCGGTTGTCGATTCAGCAGGTCTCCGCAAACCGGTCGTGACGCAGGACACGTCGCTGCAGCAACAGCAGCTTTCAGCGCTCGAGAACCGGCTGGCATCGTTGCAGTCGTCTCTGGGTATTGCGGATACCGAGTCCGTCAAGATCTCTCGTGAAATTGAAGAACTGAATTTGCGAAGGGCCAGTCTGTCGACTTTGTACCTGACGCAAAAGCACGAAAGAATTGCTCATGTCGACGAACAGATTCGCAGCACGGAATCGCGTCTGTTGGCATTGGCGGAGCGACTGCAGCAGTTGCCTCAGCGTATCGCGGCACCGCATACTTTGTTGGTCACCGCTGGCAATATCCTGCAACATTTGACCGGAGGAGACTATCTTCACGTCTGGCTTTCTGCGGACCGTGGCGTTTTCGAAGTCCGGGACCGTCAGCTGAAATCGCATCGGGTCGACGACATTCCGGAACGCGGACTTTCGCAATTGGTGCATCTGTCGCTGATCCTTGCGGCCAACGAAAGTGATCCGTCGCTGCGGACTCCACTGATTCTTGACGACCTGTTTGCTGATCTGCAAAGCACGCGAATCGATCGCACGCTGGATAGTTTGTCACGATGGAGCAGGCAGAATCTGCAGCAGGTCATTGTGCTGACTCAGCATCGTTTCCTTTCCGATCGCCTGCCCGACGTTTCGGTCTGGGAGATTGAGCCCGAATCGAATTCTGCACATTGGCGACCAGCCACTCAGGAAACGTTGAGCCATATCGACGGTGTGGCTCCGACCAGGGTCGAGGAGATACAGTCCTGGGGGCAGCAGGAAGCAGAAGTTTACGTTGGCGAGTCAGTCGCCGAGTACCCGCGCAGCCCTTTGCCACGTCCGTATCCGCTATCCAAGTATCCACGTACCAGCGATCGTGACCGATCCGGCGAACTTGAACAGTTTGAGCAGTACGAGGTGTTTGCTCCGCATGAGTTTTCGACTCGAGTTGTCGCGTCCAGCCAGATTGGCTCAGTGCCCATCGATCCGATTCGCAAAGCGGCCGTCGTTTCGCCATCGGTTGTTGGCGATCCCTTGAACGTTGCGTCCATCAATGAGTCGACTCGAATTGATTCGATTTCGCTATTCGACAGCGTTCAGCTGCGATGTCTTTCTGACTGCAACGTCAACACTGTCGGCGAGTTCCTGATGCTGGATTCCGAGATGGACGACGCTGAATTTGTCGCGTGCTATCTGACGGGCGAATCACTGGAGCATCTACAGGCTTCTGCATGGCTGATGAGTTGGGTGCCCGGACTTTCGGCAAACGATGCTCAGGCACTTGTCGCTTGCGGCATCCTCGATCCAGAACATTTGCTGACTTCCAACATCGACACGCTGTTCGAGCGAGTGTCCCGATTCCTGCGGTCTCCCGATGGGCGTCGTTTCGGTTCCTCAAATCGATCGCTTGACCGGGAAACGGTTCAAACGTGGCAGGAGCGTTTGCGAAACAACCGCAACTATCGACATCAAAGCCGTCCGCGTTCGTCGTCAAGGCGTTCTGGTGTCCGGCGCCATGCGTTGCGTGCCTGGAGTCCAGGTGATCGCTCGAATTCACGTTCCAATGAACGGGCTTACAGTGACCAATCGGATCGCGAGCGTTCTCCGATTCGCAAGACGAACGAACGGGAAGCAATGCCCGCAAGAAGCCCCCGGATGCGGACGCCTGAACCCCGAGAGCCTCGCAAACCTGTTCCTCCACTTGCTCCTCGCGAAAGACGCAGTCCGCGGAAGCCGGATGCAGTTCGGCACTCTTCGGGACGGCAGTCGTTGACGGCTCGAGACAACGCTCGATCCGCGGTTGCGAGCGATTCGAGGAACTCTCGCGACGGAAACACTGCGAGTCGCGCCAGCGAAACGGACAGTTCAAAATCCAGCAAGACAACGGATTCGCCAAAGCTTCGGTTCTATCTTGATTTGACCGACCATATTGAGGCGGCTCCATCGATCGGGCCAAAGACGGGATCTCGCTTTGAAGCCATCGGTGTTCACACGATCGCGGACTTTCTGAAGATCACTGCGGAATCTCTCGCCGAGAAGCTGAACTACAAACGGCTTAGTGCAAAAGTGATTCGCCAATACCAGAATCAAACGCGTCTGGTGTGTCGAATCCCGAACCTTCGTGGTCACGATGCGCAACTGTTGGTTGGCTGCGGAATTTTCGAAGCAGAAGAACTGGCATCGATGCGACCGGAAACGCTGTTTGCGAAAATCGCTCCGTTCTCGGATACCAAAGAAGGGCTGAAGATCATTCGCAATGGTAAGAAGCCTGATTTGGCAGAAGTCACGGACTGGATTTCGTTCGCCCAGCACAATCGATCGCTGCAGGCAGCATAG
- the ybeY gene encoding rRNA maturation RNase YbeY, whose protein sequence is MNTTALKIEIADQQQLKVNFDPLIKIASAILDDHGVSKGELSIALVDDPTIRELNNQYLQHDWETDVISFVLDEGEGWLAGQLIVSTDTAMRIAKEVGSTVEAELALYVAHGTLHLVGFDDLDENSAIEMKAAEKEYLQLFSIECINREA, encoded by the coding sequence TTGAACACCACCGCTCTGAAGATTGAAATCGCCGACCAACAGCAGCTGAAGGTCAATTTCGATCCGCTGATAAAGATCGCGTCAGCGATTCTCGACGACCACGGGGTTTCGAAAGGCGAACTGAGTATCGCGCTGGTCGATGACCCGACCATCCGGGAGCTTAACAATCAGTACCTGCAACACGATTGGGAAACCGACGTCATCAGTTTCGTGCTGGACGAGGGCGAAGGTTGGCTGGCTGGTCAGTTGATCGTCAGTACCGATACGGCGATGCGGATCGCGAAAGAAGTCGGCTCGACGGTGGAAGCCGAGTTGGCTTTGTATGTGGCCCATGGAACGCTGCACCTTGTCGGGTTCGACGACCTCGACGAAAATTCCGCAATCGAAATGAAGGCTGCGGAGAAAGAGTATCTGCAGTTGTTCTCTATCGAATGCATTAATCGAGAGGCGTGA
- a CDS encoding hemolysin family protein, translating into MSLLYAWLTFAGLAITTLASTANRCLYDIAWHELEMLCQKYKREELFGRILDLREQLEFGVGILQAVAISLTACFAYIWLMGDMSTAGVSTFNMACLFILVSFALVACSVWIPWAVAKIGAEKYLYFTWRWWWLVSVASWPLLIGGKFVGTVFQRASGTEDDEEDEEDAFEEEILSILSEAENDGVVEAERADMIEGVMDLDDFDITKVMTPRSRIDALDVSSSWEKMLKFAVDSGRTRIPVFEEKIDNVLGVLFVKDLLSESLRNENKRRPLRKLLREPILAPAATKLDEMLKTFLAGRMHMAVVTDEYGGLAGVVTIEDILEEIVGEIEDETDSAPPQPFKVININEAEIAAELPIDELNEKLGLTLPEEEEYATVGGLLMAQNNRIPRVGHEIEIDEIKFIILEANRRSIRRVRVVTPTE; encoded by the coding sequence GTGAGCTTGCTGTACGCTTGGCTAACATTCGCAGGACTCGCAATCACGACGCTGGCTTCGACCGCCAATCGTTGTCTGTACGACATCGCGTGGCACGAGCTGGAAATGCTCTGTCAAAAGTACAAACGCGAAGAGCTCTTCGGGCGTATCCTCGACTTGCGCGAACAGCTTGAGTTCGGCGTTGGAATTTTGCAGGCTGTCGCCATCTCGCTGACCGCCTGTTTCGCTTACATCTGGCTGATGGGAGACATGTCGACCGCCGGTGTTTCGACGTTCAACATGGCGTGCCTGTTCATACTGGTTTCGTTTGCCCTCGTCGCCTGCTCAGTTTGGATCCCGTGGGCCGTTGCGAAAATTGGCGCCGAAAAGTATCTGTATTTTACGTGGCGTTGGTGGTGGCTGGTTTCTGTCGCTTCCTGGCCGTTGCTGATCGGAGGAAAGTTTGTCGGCACGGTGTTTCAACGCGCAAGTGGTACTGAAGATGACGAGGAAGATGAAGAGGATGCGTTTGAAGAAGAAATCCTGTCGATTCTTAGCGAGGCAGAAAATGATGGAGTCGTGGAGGCGGAACGCGCCGACATGATCGAGGGCGTGATGGACCTTGATGACTTTGATATCACCAAGGTCATGACGCCGCGTTCGCGAATCGATGCTTTGGACGTCTCAAGTTCCTGGGAGAAGATGTTGAAGTTCGCTGTCGATTCAGGGCGGACTCGAATCCCGGTCTTTGAGGAGAAAATCGACAACGTGCTGGGCGTGCTGTTTGTGAAGGACTTGCTGAGCGAGTCGCTGCGGAATGAGAACAAACGTCGCCCGCTACGGAAACTGTTACGCGAACCGATTTTGGCGCCCGCAGCAACCAAGCTGGACGAAATGTTGAAGACTTTCCTCGCGGGTCGCATGCACATGGCGGTCGTGACCGATGAGTACGGTGGTTTGGCGGGAGTCGTTACGATTGAGGATATTCTCGAAGAGATCGTCGGTGAAATCGAAGATGAAACGGACAGTGCGCCTCCTCAACCGTTCAAAGTCATCAACATAAATGAGGCCGAAATTGCTGCTGAGCTTCCGATCGACGAACTCAATGAAAAACTGGGCCTGACGTTGCCGGAAGAAGAGGAGTACGCGACGGTTGGCGGTCTGCTGATGGCCCAGAACAATCGGATTCCCCGCGTCGGTCACGAAATAGAAATCGACGAGATCAAGTTCATCATTCTCGAAGCCAACCGCCGATCTATCCGACGGGTTCGAGTCGTGACGCCCACTGAGTGA
- a CDS encoding DUF1648 domain-containing protein has protein sequence MTRLVPWAMLASALVGTALLAFFYWDQLPARVASHFGPGGQANGWMSKPGFVAVMLATQVGVAAMMLGVGYLIRVLPTSMINIPNREYWLAESRRDRTLRETASMMAWIAAGTAVFLMVVYWLTLDANVDEKGLNSTATWISTIVFIAGLIGFCVVRLSKYYRVPTE, from the coding sequence ATGACCCGGCTGGTACCATGGGCCATGCTCGCATCTGCTCTTGTCGGTACAGCATTGCTCGCCTTCTTTTATTGGGACCAACTGCCGGCCCGAGTCGCTTCACATTTTGGCCCTGGCGGGCAAGCGAACGGCTGGATGTCCAAGCCTGGATTCGTTGCCGTCATGCTGGCGACACAAGTCGGAGTCGCTGCGATGATGCTGGGCGTGGGCTACCTGATCCGCGTCTTGCCGACATCGATGATCAACATCCCAAACCGGGAATACTGGCTGGCGGAAAGTCGGCGAGATCGTACCTTGAGGGAAACCGCATCGATGATGGCCTGGATTGCGGCAGGCACGGCGGTTTTTCTGATGGTCGTTTATTGGCTGACCCTTGATGCCAACGTCGACGAGAAAGGGCTCAACTCGACTGCGACCTGGATTAGCACCATTGTGTTCATCGCCGGGCTGATCGGGTTCTGCGTTGTGAGACTAAGCAAGTATTATCGCGTGCCGACAGAGTAA